A stretch of Geotrypetes seraphini chromosome 2, aGeoSer1.1, whole genome shotgun sequence DNA encodes these proteins:
- the THEM6 gene encoding protein THEM6: protein MWALLAALSVAAFFALLDGWYFVRAALLLLRPRLRPAARDLLAEHRFSSLVLPHDLDLLMHMNNARYSREADLSRFALLKSVGLLGALRALRAGMVMSGCAVRYRRSLRLLQRFHIRSRLLCWDDRAFYLEQRFVTPDDGFVCAVLLSRQHVQGSSPEKIVQFLCKRKVESPEFPEEVKHWINYNETSSQKLRAESGIGISKDSKNQ, encoded by the exons ATGTGGGCGCTGCTGGCCGCCCTCTCCGTCGCCGCCTTCTTCGCCCTGCTGGACGGCTGGTACTTCGTGCGCGcggcgctgctgctgctgcggccCCGCCTGCGGCCGGCCGCGCGCGACCTGCTGGCCGAGCACCGCTTCTCGAGCCTGGTGCTGCCTCACGACCTCGACCTGCTGATGCACATGAACAACGCGCGCTACTCGCGCGAGGCCGATCTGTCGCGCTTCGCCCTCCTCAAGTCCGTCGGCCTGCTGGGCGCCTTGCGCGCGCTCCGCGCCGGCATGGTCATGAGCGGCTGCGCCGTGCGCTACCGCCGCTCCCTGCGCCTGCTGCAGCGCTTTCACATCCGCTCGCGCCTCCTCTGCTGGGACGACCGCGCGTTCTACCTGGAGCAGCGCTTCGTCACGCCCGACGACGGCTTCGTGTGCGCCGTGCTGCTCAGCCGCCAGCACGTGCAGGGCAGCAGCCCCGAGAAGATCGTGCAGTTCCTGTGCAAGAGGAAG GTGGAGTCGCCTGAGTTCCCCGAGGAAGTGAAGCACTGGATCAACTACAATGAAACCAGTAGCCAGAAGCTAAGGGCTGAAAGTGGCATTGGCATTAGCAAAGACTCTAAAAATCAGTAA